TTCACAACCCAGGCGCTGCAGCCAACTGCACAACACCACCCGATTACTGTTGTAGATCTGCCCCGGCCCCAGCGGCCGGCCCGGCTCGACCAGCTCATCGCCGGTGGACAGCACCGCCACTCGGACCTTGCGTACCACATTCAGCCCGGCACACCCCTGCGACGCCGCCAGACCTTGTTCGATCGGTCCCAGCCGGATACCTGCAGCCAGAATCAACTCACCCACCGTGGTTTCCTGGCCTTGCGGGCGAATGTTCTGGCCGACGCTCATGGTTTCGATGAAACGCACGCTGCCATCGTCCTGAACTTCGGCGTTCTCCTGCATTTCCACGCAATCGGCCCCGTCAGGCACTGGCGCACCGGTGAAGATCCGCGCGCAGGTACCGGGCTTCAACGGCTCAGGCGCCTGCCCGGCAAAGACTTTCTGGCTGACCGGCAGCGGTGCGCCGGTCCAGTCGGCCAGATTCAGGGCATAACCATCCATGGCGCTATTTGGCCAGGGTGGTAGGTCCAGGGTCGAAACCAGGTCCTCGGCGAGCACCCGCCCCTCGACTTCGGCCAAGGGCAGAAACTCGCGTTCGACAATCGGCGAGGCTTCAGCCATCTCCAGCAGGCGGGCCAACGCTTGCTCGACAGGCATCAGGCTGCCGGTCTTGCCCGGCTTACCCACGGGATTCACAGGGCGCCGCCTGTTTCAGGTGAGGGACGAAGTTGCACGGACGGTGCCGCGAATCCAGCTGTTCGGCGAGAATGCCGTCCCAACCGGTGCGCACCGCATTGGTCGAACCTGGCAGGCAGCACACCAGTGTGCCATTGGCCAGGCCGGCCAGTGCCCGCGACTGCACGGTCGAAGTACCGATATCGGCCACCGAGATCTGGCGGAACAGTTCACCGAAGCCGTCAACCTGCTTGTCGAGCAGACAAGCCACGGCTTCAGGCGTGCTGTCACGCCCGGTGAAACCAGTGCCGCCGGTAATCAACACGACCTGCACGACGTCCTCGGCAATCCAGTGGGCAACTTGCGCGCGGATCTTGTACAGGTCATCTTTGAGCAGGACCCGTTCGGCCAAGCGGTGACCGGCAGCAGTCAGGCGGTCGACGAAGACCTGGCCTGAGGTGTCGGTTTCCAGGGTTCGGGTATCGCTGACAGTCAGCACCGCAATGTTCAGCGGCGCAAAAGGTACATCGGCCTTGGCTTTCATTAGGCTCGTCCAGTTGTAGGAGAAACAGCCCGGTGTTATATCACAGCGCCTGAATTTTTCGCCGCCCCGCTGGAGAGCTGCCATGACCTCGAATACGCCATTGCCCCCCTGCTCCATTCTGCTCCTGGCAGGCGGACGCGGCCAGCGCATGGGCGGCCAGGACAAAGGGCTGGTTGAATGGCAGGGTGAGCCGCTGATTGCGCATTTGCAGCGCAAGGTCCGACCGCTGACTGACGATCTGATCATCTCCTGCAATCGCAATCACGAGCGTTATGCAGCCTACGCTGATCAATTGGTCAGCGATGAGCAAGGCGATTTTCCCGGTCCCCTGGCCGGCATCCTCGCCGGACTCAAGGCAGCCCGCCAGCCACACCTGCTGGTCTTGCCCTGCGATGTGCCGCGAATCGACGCCGCGCTGTTGCAGGACATGCGTGAAACCGCCGGCCTGTTTCCTGAAAAACCTTTAATGTTGCGTCACGACGACCACTGGGAACCCCTGCTGTGTGTAATTCCCGTCGCCCTGTTGCCCGCCTTCGAAACCGCGTGGAACGCCGGCGAACGCAGCCCCGGCCGAATCATGCGCAATCTCGGCGCGACTGCCCTGCAATGCCCCGACAATGACCCGCGCCTGGCCAACCTGAACACCCCCGAACTGTTAAATGCGCATAACACTGTGTCAGACTGACAGCATTCAAGGAACTCTCACGCCTTGTACACGTCTCAAGCTCAGTAACCAAAGTATTCCCATTCGGAGACACACCCATGACTCAACGGACCCTCGCCACTTTCATGCTCGCACTGGGCCTGGCAACTCTCGCTGGTTGCTCGTCGCCAACAGTGATCACCTTGAATGACGGTCGCGAAATCCAGGCCGTCGACACCCCGAAATACGATGAAGATTCGGGCTTCTACGAGTTCAAACAACTCGACGGCAAAGAGACCCGCATCAACAAGGATCAGGTTCGTACCGTTAAAGAGCTGTAAGCTTTACGTCGACACCAGATACAGAAAAGCCCGCATTAATGCGGGCTTTTTCATGGGTGCGGGGAAGTGAATGGCGTCACCACTGCAGGGTGATCTGACTTTCGAACTCGCGTTCTTCGCCGGTCACCGGGTCGACAAACCGCAGCCCCTGTGCCAACAGCTTCAACGGATTGGCATAGTCATCCTCAACGTCTTTCAACACATCCGGGTAGAACGGATCGTTACAGATACTCGCCCCTAGCGCGGTCATATGCACCCTTAGCTGATGCTTCTTGCCGGTCACCGGGTACAGGCCGTAGCGCCACAGATCACCATTCTTTTCCCGGACTTCCACCGCCGTTTCAGTATTGGCGACACCTGGGCCTTCCTGCATGCGGAAGAACGGTTCGCCGTCGATCAGGCGACTTTTATGCACCAGGGGAAATTCCAGTTCCGGCAGCGCACGGGCGATCGCTTCATAACGTTTATCGATCTGCCGGGTCGGGAACAACGACTGATAAGCCGAGCGGGTTTGCGGGTTGGCGGAAAAGATCACCAGCCCTGCCGTGTGCCGGTCAATGCGGTGCAGTGGCACCAGATGCGGATTATCGAGGCGACGGATCAGACGGCGCAGCAACGTCTGTTCGACGTACTCGCCGGCCGGTGTCACCGGCAGGAAGTGCGGCTTGTCCGCCACCACCAGATGTTCGTCCGCATACAGGATCGACTCGACCACCGGGATCGGTTTTTCATCCGGCACTTCACGGAAGTAGTGAATACGCAGGCCTTCCTTGTACGGCAGATCCAGCGCAATCGGCTGTCCCTGCCCATCCAGTACCCGGCCCCGGGCGATCCGGTCCAGCCATTGCTCGCGACTGATCGCACTGAAATGCTCACACAGGCAATCAAGGACGGTAGGCCAACTGCCCGGAGGAAGGTAAAGGGTGCTGGCCTGATTCTGCGCAGCGGAAAACGTTGGTGTGGACATACGGAAATTCGAACCCTCAATGCAGGTCGGCATTATCCAACACTGAGCGATACGAACCTAGCGCCGATTCCTCCGCCCGCTTCAGGCCGGGATCGACTTGAGCGCGGCGGCTTCGGTGAATTCCTTGAGCCAGCGCAGCACATCGACGGCCTCCCAGCGCCCCGGGTCATACAAGGCATAGAGCAGGCCCTGATAACCGACCACATCCAGTTGCTTGTGATAACCGGCACGCTGGAACAGCGCCTCGATCTCGGCAAAACAGGTGTTGAAATGCAATTTGTTGAAAGGCGTCTTGCCCTCCGTGACCAGCCCGTCCAGGCGCAACTCGAGGACGGCCTCGCGCACCACGTCAACCGACATCCGGTTCACGCTGTTCTTCAACTGTTCGACATTGACCACGGTTCGTCCCTCTGACTGCCGGATTCACCTGCTCAAGTCATGCAAAGCAGCAGGCCAACCCAATTACTGTATGCACATACAGTAACCGAATAAACCACAGAGTGCCAAGGGAAGGATGCACGGTCACGACCGGCGGAAAGCCATGTCGCGTCACCGAAGAAAAGGCTCAGCGCAGGAATGCCACGACCTGATCGGCATTGAACGGCCAGCTCAGCTCCGCACCATTATCAACACGGCGCAGCACCGGAATCCGCAGGCTGTAAGCCTCGAACCAGGATTCATCGTCGGCAATATCCACCAGTTCGACCAGCAGACCGTGCTCGACAAAAGGCATCAACTCGGCTTCTGCCAACTCACACAAATGGCATCCCAAGGTGCCGAACAACTGACATTCAGGAGGCATGATCGCTCAACCGGAAAAATGAGCATTCATTTTAGGCCTGCCTCGAAAACCCGTCGAGCCGCTGCCGCCCAAAGGCCCGAGCACGGCAACCAGTACGCAAAACCCTGACGCAAATCAGTCCAGAGAAAAGCCAATCAGGCCATGCTCCCGGGCTTTTTGCCTCTACGCTTGAGAAGCCTGAGCCTGACATCGGAGTGCCTTGTGTTTGCCAACCTGCTGATCATCCTCGCCTCATCCCTGGTGATGATTGCCCTGTTTCGCCGCCTGCGCTTGCCGCCGGTGCTGGGCTATCTGTGCGTGGGCCTGATGGTGGGCCCGACCGCGTTCAACTGGGTCAACGAGAGCGAGCACCTGCCGGACGTGGCCGAGTTGGGCGTGGTGTTTCTGCTGTTTTCGCTGGGCCTGGAGTTTTCCCTGTCGAAAATGATCGCGCTGCGCCAGGTGGTGTTTCGCCTGGGCAGTCAGCAGGTATTGCTCAGCACCGGGGTGCTCGGGCTGGTGCTGATCCTGCTGGGCATGCCGCTGGCCCCGGCAATGTTGCTCGGGGCCGGGCTGTCGTTGTCGTCGACGGCGATTGTCACCAAGGAGTTGAGCAGCCTGGGCGAAGTGTTCAGCAGCCACGGGCAGAACGCGGTCGGGGTCTTGCTGTTTCAGGACGTGGTCGCGGTGTTGTTGCTGACCCTGGTGCCAGTGTTCGCCGGGAGCAGCACGCAAGCCTGGTACTGGGCCTTGCCATTGACGCTGGTGAAGACCGTGGTGCTGTTTTTCGGTCTGCTGCTGGCCAGCCGCTGGTTGCTGCCACGGCTGTTCCACGAAGTGGCCGCGTCGCGCTCGGCGGAATTGTTCGTCCTGCTGGCGCTGGTGATTGTGCTGCTGACCGCCTGGCTGACACACCTGCTGGGCCTGTCCCCTGCCCTTGGCGCATTTCTCGCCGGCATGCTGTTGGGCGAGAGCCACTATCGCCATCAGATCGAGGCCGACATCCGGCCGTTTCGCGACATCCTGCTCGGGGTGTTTTTCGTCAGCATCGGCATGCTGATCGACCTGCAACTGTTCGTCAGTCACAGCCTGCTGATTCTCGGCCTGACCCTCGGTCTGATGCTGATCAAAGGCACGGTCGTCGCGCTTTTGGTGAAGTGGCGCGGCAGCGATCACGAAACTGCCTGGCGCAGCGGCCTGGCGTTGGCGCAGGGCGGGGAATTCTGCTTCGCATTGATGGCGCAGATGCAGCAAAACCGCATGCTGCCTGACGAACTCGGCGGCCTGCTGCTGGCGGCGACGTTCTGCTCGATGTTGCTGACCCCGCTATTGTTGCGCGGGGCACCGAAAATTGCCCTGCGCCTGCATCGCAAGCCGAATCAGGAGGCGCAAATCGAGGAAA
The Pseudomonas fluorescens genome window above contains:
- a CDS encoding molybdopterin molybdotransferase MoeA, which gives rise to MNPVGKPGKTGSLMPVEQALARLLEMAEASPIVEREFLPLAEVEGRVLAEDLVSTLDLPPWPNSAMDGYALNLADWTGAPLPVSQKVFAGQAPEPLKPGTCARIFTGAPVPDGADCVEMQENAEVQDDGSVRFIETMSVGQNIRPQGQETTVGELILAAGIRLGPIEQGLAASQGCAGLNVVRKVRVAVLSTGDELVEPGRPLGPGQIYNSNRVVLCSWLQRLGCEVIDAGILPDDLATTRACLGDLQGVDLILSTGGVSVGEADFLGIALREEGELALWKLAIKPGKPLTFGHFRKVPVIGLPGNPASTLVTFALLTRPYLLRRQGVQDVEPLKFTVPAGFVWPVAGNRREYLRGRLEQGRAIIYRNQSSGVLRSAAWADGLVEVLEGRTLVEGDEVGFIPLSDLLG
- a CDS encoding YgdI/YgdR family lipoprotein → MTQRTLATFMLALGLATLAGCSSPTVITLNDGREIQAVDTPKYDEDSGFYEFKQLDGKETRINKDQVRTVKEL
- a CDS encoding pseudouridine synthase, with translation MSTPTFSAAQNQASTLYLPPGSWPTVLDCLCEHFSAISREQWLDRIARGRVLDGQGQPIALDLPYKEGLRIHYFREVPDEKPIPVVESILYADEHLVVADKPHFLPVTPAGEYVEQTLLRRLIRRLDNPHLVPLHRIDRHTAGLVIFSANPQTRSAYQSLFPTRQIDKRYEAIARALPELEFPLVHKSRLIDGEPFFRMQEGPGVANTETAVEVREKNGDLWRYGLYPVTGKKHQLRVHMTALGASICNDPFYPDVLKDVEDDYANPLKLLAQGLRFVDPVTGEEREFESQITLQW
- a CDS encoding transcriptional regulator, with the protein product MVNVEQLKNSVNRMSVDVVREAVLELRLDGLVTEGKTPFNKLHFNTCFAEIEALFQRAGYHKQLDVVGYQGLLYALYDPGRWEAVDVLRWLKEFTEAAALKSIPA
- the mobA gene encoding molybdenum cofactor guanylyltransferase MobA; the encoded protein is MTSNTPLPPCSILLLAGGRGQRMGGQDKGLVEWQGEPLIAHLQRKVRPLTDDLIISCNRNHERYAAYADQLVSDEQGDFPGPLAGILAGLKAARQPHLLVLPCDVPRIDAALLQDMRETAGLFPEKPLMLRHDDHWEPLLCVIPVALLPAFETAWNAGERSPGRIMRNLGATALQCPDNDPRLANLNTPELLNAHNTVSD
- a CDS encoding glutaredoxin family protein, producing MPPECQLFGTLGCHLCELAEAELMPFVEHGLLVELVDIADDESWFEAYSLRIPVLRRVDNGAELSWPFNADQVVAFLR
- a CDS encoding cation:proton antiporter, whose protein sequence is MFANLLIILASSLVMIALFRRLRLPPVLGYLCVGLMVGPTAFNWVNESEHLPDVAELGVVFLLFSLGLEFSLSKMIALRQVVFRLGSQQVLLSTGVLGLVLILLGMPLAPAMLLGAGLSLSSTAIVTKELSSLGEVFSSHGQNAVGVLLFQDVVAVLLLTLVPVFAGSSTQAWYWALPLTLVKTVVLFFGLLLASRWLLPRLFHEVAASRSAELFVLLALVIVLLTAWLTHLLGLSPALGAFLAGMLLGESHYRHQIEADIRPFRDILLGVFFVSIGMLIDLQLFVSHSLLILGLTLGLMLIKGTVVALLVKWRGSDHETAWRSGLALAQGGEFCFALMAQMQQNRMLPDELGGLLLAATFCSMLLTPLLLRGAPKIALRLHRKPNQEAQIEEISALNAGLDQHVVICGYGRVGQSIGRFMRNANQPYIALDNDPVRVQEAASEESDVHYGDSSRGDLLTAIGLLRAKLLVIAVDQSDVSLRILKEARRLNARIPILVRTRDDSQWAELKAAGATEVVPELLESSLMLASHALIMLGLPAHQVQEKVDQVRINRYRLLHGFYPGTDDKET
- the moaB gene encoding molybdenum cofactor biosynthesis protein B, which encodes MKAKADVPFAPLNIAVLTVSDTRTLETDTSGQVFVDRLTAAGHRLAERVLLKDDLYKIRAQVAHWIAEDVVQVVLITGGTGFTGRDSTPEAVACLLDKQVDGFGELFRQISVADIGTSTVQSRALAGLANGTLVCCLPGSTNAVRTGWDGILAEQLDSRHRPCNFVPHLKQAAPCESRG